A window from Mesorhizobium sp. WSM2240 encodes these proteins:
- a CDS encoding ABC transporter substrate-binding protein — translation MKTCSLSLAFALFAAPAWAFPVTVDNCGTPLTFENAPTRAVIQDLNMAEMAFALDLQSSIVGLTGITGWYKVGPEFAAEQGSIPELAPKYPTIENLVAVQPDFFFAGWYYGMKPGGDVTPDTLAPYGIKTLVLTESCVHLQKNRSAASLDLLFGDMEKLGKIFGKEREAEALIGKWKNELEEIRSKTPAGETRVFLYDSGEDKPFTAGKFAIPTAMIEAAGGRNIMADLETSWGTTDWETVATRNPEFLILLDYQDDAGYRKLLNFLKAHPAMKETDAVRNERFVALRYAELTPGPANIKAIGKVAKAMHPDAF, via the coding sequence ATGAAGACCTGCTCTCTTTCACTCGCATTTGCATTGTTCGCCGCCCCCGCATGGGCATTTCCGGTGACGGTGGACAATTGCGGAACTCCGCTGACCTTTGAAAACGCCCCCACGCGCGCCGTCATTCAGGATCTCAACATGGCGGAAATGGCGTTCGCCCTGGATCTGCAGTCTTCGATCGTTGGCCTGACCGGGATTACCGGCTGGTACAAGGTCGGCCCGGAATTTGCCGCCGAGCAGGGCTCCATCCCGGAACTCGCCCCGAAATATCCGACCATCGAGAATCTCGTGGCGGTTCAGCCGGACTTCTTCTTCGCCGGCTGGTACTACGGCATGAAGCCGGGAGGCGACGTGACGCCCGACACGCTCGCCCCCTACGGCATCAAGACGCTGGTGCTGACCGAAAGCTGTGTCCACCTCCAAAAGAACCGGTCCGCCGCCTCGCTCGATCTGCTTTTCGGCGACATGGAGAAGCTAGGAAAAATTTTCGGCAAGGAGCGCGAGGCCGAAGCTTTGATCGGGAAATGGAAAAACGAGCTCGAAGAGATCAGGAGCAAGACACCAGCAGGTGAAACCCGAGTCTTTCTCTACGATTCCGGCGAAGACAAACCCTTCACAGCAGGCAAGTTCGCGATTCCGACGGCGATGATCGAAGCGGCCGGCGGCCGGAACATCATGGCGGATCTGGAAACCAGCTGGGGCACGACGGATTGGGAGACCGTGGCGACCCGCAATCCCGAATTCCTGATCCTGCTCGACTACCAGGACGACGCCGGCTATCGCAAGCTCCTTAACTTCCTGAAGGCGCATCCGGCGATGAAGGAAACGGATGCGGTCAGGAACGAACGGTTCGTTGCTCTGCGTTACGCTGAACTCACGCCCGGGCCCGCCAACATCAAGGCCATCGGCA
- a CDS encoding ABC transporter ATP-binding protein, which produces MTSPLMTACELSYRSQSGRLLVDNVDLRIEAGERLAIIGPNGAGKTTLLRMLAGALVPASGDVLLGGRRLRDLSNVERARSVAIVGQIDQPDPRLSVVDYVSLGRIPHSSGRNPRDDAGIVQNALDCTSIDGFSDRPIGFLSGGERQRAQLARAMAQEPKILFLDEPTNHLDPRARAELLDLVSRLPITVVAVLHDLPLVAPFATRVAVMTEGRLHAYGTPRETLTQSIVRQVFSIDVFRVRHPAEDRELTVFDIPTLERTKGDPRT; this is translated from the coding sequence ATGACCTCTCCCCTGATGACCGCATGCGAACTCAGCTATCGCTCGCAGTCGGGGCGGTTGCTCGTCGATAATGTCGATCTGCGGATAGAGGCGGGCGAAAGGCTGGCGATCATCGGCCCGAACGGCGCGGGCAAAACCACGCTCCTGCGCATGCTGGCCGGCGCGCTCGTCCCTGCCAGTGGCGATGTACTTCTCGGCGGTCGTCGCCTGCGCGATCTGTCTAACGTCGAAAGAGCGCGCAGCGTTGCCATCGTCGGCCAGATCGACCAGCCCGATCCGCGTCTGTCGGTCGTCGACTACGTGTCGCTCGGCCGCATCCCGCATTCGTCTGGGCGAAATCCGCGTGATGACGCTGGAATCGTGCAGAATGCGCTTGACTGCACTTCGATCGACGGTTTCAGCGATCGCCCGATCGGCTTCCTTTCCGGTGGAGAGAGGCAGCGTGCGCAACTGGCCCGTGCCATGGCGCAGGAACCGAAAATCCTCTTCCTCGACGAGCCGACCAACCACCTCGATCCGAGGGCGCGCGCCGAATTGCTGGACCTTGTGTCCCGCCTGCCGATCACGGTCGTAGCGGTGCTGCACGACCTGCCCCTGGTCGCCCCGTTCGCCACTAGGGTCGCGGTTATGACAGAGGGCAGGCTTCATGCCTACGGCACACCCCGCGAAACGCTGACCCAGTCCATCGTGCGGCAGGTTTTCTCAATCGACGTCTTCCGTGTGCGCCATCCGGCCGAGGATCGCGAACTGACGGTGTTCGACATCCCAACCCTTGAACGCACAAAAGGAGACCCGAGGACATGA